The DNA sequence CAATCTATATCATTATATTTTTACTAACAGTGCAGTTTCCTATATCAATATTTAGTGACCATGTAATTGACTTTCGTCATATTGTTATATTTTTGGCAACACTTTTTAACGGTGTAACTATTGGTGCCTGCTTATTAATCATTGATCTCATCTCTCGAATACTTTATGGAGATACCCATTTACTTCTTTGGTTTATGATTAGTTGCTATTTTATCATAATAGCTCAATGGTTATCAACGAATGACAGAAGCTGGATTACTCCGAAAAATTTTGCAATGATATCATTTTTGTTTCTCATACCTTATACAATAATATTTTTATACCCAATTAACTATTTCTCATCTTCTGAATTTCACATTTTCTATAGTGTTATCATAGTATCTCCCATCCCAATTGTTTTTATTATGATTGCTTACGTACAACAAATTGAATTAAATGCCAATCTGAAAAAAGACTTACAGAAAAGTGAGCAATTACGATTAGTGAGCGAATTAGCTGCTTCTATAGCGCATGAAGTACGAAATCCAATGACAGTTGCCCGTGGATTTATACAACTGATTCACTCTAATTCAAAATTAACATCCGAAGAAAAACGCTATTTGAAGCTTACAATGTCTGAACTTGATCGAGCACAGTTGATTATTACTGATTATTTATCATTAGCAAAGCCAGCTGATAAAGCTACGAAACAAATTCAAATATATAGCATCATTTATAAAGTGTTACATACGATTGAAGCTTATGCCCTCATGAATAATGTAAAAGTGAAAATGGATGTTCAAGAGGACATTACGATAATAGGAAACGAACAAAAGCTCACACAAGTAATTTTGAACTTAACTAAAAATGGCATTGAGGCTATGGAAAACGGTGGGGAACTAATCATAAATGGGTACCGTGAGAGGGAGAAAATTATATTATCCATAAAAGACACTGGTATTGGAATGTCCAAAGAACAATTACAACAAATAGGTAAGGCTTATTATTCAACTAAGACAAATGGCACAGGCTTAGGTTTAATGGTTTCCTATAGTATCATCGAATCTTTAGGTGGTGCGGTTTCTGTCAAAAGCGAAATCGGTCAAGGAACAGAGTTTATTTTAACGTTTTCACATTAAATAGTATGGTTTACCCACCAACCTTTTTTTATCTCTTAAGAATCAACACTAGTCTTTAACAGAGTCCTTTATATGGATGAGGGTGTAAAGTAAGTAGTGCCGATCCTAAGGAGAAAAATACAAAAATAACCGTAATTCCTAGTCCAAATAGATAGCAAATTGGACTAGGAATTTTTATTTTATAACATTTCCTTCAGTTATTCTTTAATTGGAACACGAAATATTACTTAGGGACACTGAAAAGTGAAAGAACACCCTTCCTCAGGGCCCTCGTGTTCTTTCACTTTTTCAGTGTGGCCTCAACACCAAAATCTTCACTTTTTAATTTACGATAAAATTTCCCATTAACCTTCCAAAATAAGCTGATTTATGAAAGTAGAAAACATGAGCGAAATAGATATTTATTTAATATATATTAGGGTAAAAAAAAGAGACCATTTCACATAGTGAAATGGTCTCTTTTTTTCTGTACAATTTATAGTTTTCTCATTATTCACCTAGAACATCTTCACGATAAAACTGTTCATAAGCTGCTTCATTAAATAATCCGACTTTTCGGCTCACCTCAACACCATTTTCATAGTGAACAAGTGTTGGAGTATAATCAATGTTGTAATCATTAAAACCGTGGTTAAATTCAAGTAAATTGAATAACACAACATCAACACCTAACTGTTCTGCTAAAGGTACTAAAACTGGGGTGGCCTCATTACAATATTCACATGTAGGGCTATAAAAGTATACCGTTACCGTTTCCTCATTTTCTAGCTTACTGTTTAATTCTTCAGGTATTATGACATTTTGATAAAGTGGATTATCAAGCTGATTTAATGTCTCACGATGTAATTGATCCTTACCAAAAGGATTACCTTCCGATTGCTGTTTATTTTGCTGAGATGTAACGAAAGCTAATGCAGCAAAAATAATGACAATAATTAATCCGAAAATGATAACCTTTTTCACTTTTCCCCTCTCCTCTCTGTAACAATCACGTAAACCATAATAATTGAAATGGAAAGAAAGGCGATTAGTGCTAGAAAAGGAATTGTGATGAATCCAAACCAATTAATATATAAATAATTGCATGGGATAATCCCACACCCTTCAGCAGTCTCACTTAACGCTGGTATTCTTTCTAGCATTACATGGTAAATAGAGAAGCTTAAGCCGATTAAACTAATAGGCAACGTATAGTAAGCCTGTTTCGAATCCTTCTTTATTGCTGCAATTGCTAGTGTTATTGCTAAAGGATACATAAATATCCTTTGCACCCAACAAAGTTCACAAGGAATAAAGTTTTCAATTTCAGAAAAGTATAAAGACCCGAGGGTTGCTATTAATGCTATCCCCCATGCAAGAAGCATAGCATATTCAATTTTCTTTTGTTTTGCTGTTATCGCCATAACATTTTCCTCTTTCCATAGTATTATGCAATTTGGATTGAGCGATTATACTATAAACTGATATTGGGTTTGAAGTCAAAAAATACGCTTTCTACCTTATACATCAGTATAACAATATAGAGAAAATGTTAATAGGTTACATGGTCCTATACGTTTAGTTTCATTGACGGACTAGTTGACTCTATATATTTTGTTACAGCTTCTGGTGGAAGCGGTTGGCTATACAAAAATCCTTGCATTTCATCGCAGCTTAACTTATTTAAAAATGCAACCATTTCAGACGTTTCTACTCCTTCAGCAATGACTCTCAGCTTCATATTGTGTGCTAATTGAATGATAGAAGTCACGATTGCTTGATCATTAGTATTATCAACTACCTCTTTAATAAATGATTGATCTATTTTTAACGTATCTATCGGAAATCTACGTAAATAACTTAATGAAGAATAGCCCGTACCAAAGTCATCGATAGAGATACTGACTCCAAATTGCTTTAGACGATACAACGTTTTAAGACATTCATCACGATTATAAAGTAAATCATTTTCCGTTATTTCCAAGTCTAACAGTTTTGGAGACAGGCCTGTTTTATCTAAAGTATTTTTTACTTTACTAACAAAATCTGGTCTCTGAAATTGCTGGGGTGAAATATTTATACCTATCCTTAGTTCATGACCTTCATTATTCCATTTCTTCGCTTGAATACAAGCTTTTTCAAGTACCCAATCCCCGATTTGGTTAATTAATCCTGTTTCTTCAGCAATTGGAATAAATTTGTAAGGAGAAACCTTTCCTAACTGTTCATCGTTCCACCTTAAAAGTGCTTCTACTCCGATCACTTTGTTTTCTTTTAAATCAATTTGAGGATGATAATATAGCTCAAAGTTTTCTTGCTCCATAGCAATTCTTAATCTTTTTTCCATAAGTAATTTTTCGTCATGCTCTGTTCGAATTGACGATTGATACCATTGAAAATCACCCTTACCTAACTCTTTAGCGTAGTGCATAGCCATTTCCGCTTGTTGAATTATTTGGTCATAAGTGACTCCTATGACAGGAAAATACGAGATTCCTATACTAGCTGTGATGTATAGTTCATTTCCTTTTACATGAAATGGTGATTCAAAGGCTAGTAATATTTCTTGAGCCAACTCTTGTACTTCCTCTTTAGACTTTGGAGAATGAAATAATACGGAAAATTCGTCTCCCCCATAACGATATATTTGCACTTTTTTATGTTGGATACTACTTAACGTTTGAGAGATAGATTGTATTAGTTTGTCTCCAGTAAAATGCCCTAAAGTGTCGTTATAAAACTTAAAACGATCTAAATCAAAGAAAAGAATGGCAAAAGGAAATTTCTCTGCATGCTTCATTTCAATTCTTGATCTGACATCTCTTTCAAATTTATCTCTATTTGGTAACCCTGTAAGAGTATCTACTGCTCCTAATTCCTTTATTACTTTTTCTGCCTGCTTTAAACGTGTAACATCTCGATGCATGATGAGAAATATATCGCTTTCCTGATTTGATTTTATTAAAGGCATTATTTGTGTCTTTAATATAAGCGGATTTCCACTTTTCTTTAAGGGAATCATTTCAAAGGAAGTGATTTTTTGTGATGCTAGTGTGTTACTAAACAATTCCCGTTCTTTAAATGAACGGTGTTGTAATGATAAATAGTTCACACCTATTAGTTCACTTTCTGAATAATCTAAAAGATCACAAAATTCTTCACTAACATATGTAATTGCACCCGTATCATTAACAAGTACGATCAATGCTGTCGTTTCTAATGCAATTTTAAATCTACTTATTAATTGTTCATATTGTTGATCTAGTGCTTGATCACTTTCAATGCTTGGCTGTTTTTCTTGACCCCAAACATGTGAAAACCATTTAGGCAAGTGAGAATGGTAATTTTTTTCTATAGTCTTCTTCTCTATTGAAGGTAACTTATTTATTTCCATTCTGTTCCTCCTTGAATTATCATTATTCATCCATGATTAGTTTGGGATAATCCCTCGTTTTGTACTGAAATATATTCCAGTATACAAAACTAACATTATTAAGTTGTATCAATATTAAAAACCGACCTAAATAACAAGGTCGGTTGCACTACTAGCTCCTGTATGTCCAAGTGCCCAAATCAAGACATATATTCTTCGCTACCTTTTAAATTTTTAGCTTAGTTAAAACTGATGATGATTTTACAGCTGATTTCTCACGAAAGGAAGCTGAAGTAATAAACACGGTATGCGAGTATCCTAAACTAATAATCAACTACATTTTACCATGCGCGCATTTCTAGAAAAGATTACTAGTTTAATTGTATTATTTTCTAAAGTAAAAATACAAGCATAATTTTACATTTTTTTTATAAAAAATCGATATTTGCTGAATAATAAAGTTTTCTAAATAGTAACAATTTAGTCACATCACTGTCAAATGATAGCGTTTCCGGTCAAAAACAATGGATTATAATAAAAATAAGAATAGACAAGTGAGGTGAGTGAATTGGAAGTGAAGCTGTTTGTTAGTTCAAACATTAATGGCAAGATCGTTGAGAAAAGGTTGAAGGAAGTCATCAATGATATTGGCTTACATGCTCACGTAGAAATTCACCATCAAGATCCCCCTACTTTAAATGGATTTTACTATACTCCAACACTAGTCGTAAACGATAAAGTTGTATCAAGTGGCAAAGTATTATCAAAACAAGAAATGACCAACTTTTTTTTATAGGCTCGTTTCTTTTCTATTATATCGGGTATCCTATTAGTAAGAGTAATTCCCTAAAGAAAAATTAGAGGGAGGGTATTATGGAAACAGTTGAATTGAACCACGGTAAACTATCTTACATTGAGTATGATGAGACAAATAGGCATCTTCATGTACATTTTAAGAATGGTGAATACGTTATTTATTATGAGGTTTATAAGCTCGATTACGTCGGTTTCTTATCAACAAAGAACTATACAGAGTTTTTTGAGGAAAGAATCGAGCCTCGGTACCCATCTCGAACCATAAGTTAAAATTGTAACTGTCCATAAGTGAGGAGTTTGGCAATAGTTACAATCGCTGTACCAATATAATCAAATACAAAGGTACAAGTTATAAGTGAAGACTTAAAGGGAGACTCAAAAGGTAATTTTCACCTATCGAGTCTCCCTTATGCAATGGTTGGTAGCGTCGCAATCTCTTAAAGGCCACTTAAATGGAGTTCTTATAGTCAGCGGGTGGCGAGTGGACATTGCCACCTGTCTTTATAGACGCTGAAAAAGTTGCTCTTTACTTTTTCAGTGACCTTTTTTTATGTTAATGGCATTGATTTGCACGTTGTGTATAATCAAGAAATAAAACAGACTTATAGTAGCTGGCACATCTTTGAGACTGCCTCTACTCGTTTGCGTGATTTTTGATTAAGTAATTGTTGATTTCCTTTTGCGAGATTGGTTTACTGAAGTAATATCCTTGTAGTTTGTTACACCCCCATCTTCGCAACATATTAAAGTGTTGTTTCGTCTCTATACCTTCTGCTACTATCGTCACACCCAATACTTTTTTTAAGTGAACAATCCACCTTAACAAATGTTTTTGTTTTTCGTCACCGTTATCAGTTTTTTTTACGAAGCTTCGATCAATTTTTAATTCGTCAATTGGAAGTTCTCTTAAATAGCTTAAAGAACTATATCCAGTACCGAAATCATCTATACTTATTTTCATGCCGTGTTCTCTAGCTTGACTAAGTAAAGATTTTGCTTTTTCAACATCTACAGCAACAGATTCAGTAATTTCCATAATAAAATGATGAGGGTCTAACCCAGTTTCCTTTATAATGTTTACTAACTTTTCAATATAATTTTTTTTCATTAACTGTTTAATACTAAAGTTTATTGCAATAGGTAGATCTTTTAACCCAGTTGTTCTTTGAAGAACAACATGATTTTTACACGCCTTCTCAATAATCCAATCTCCTAAGGGATGAATTAGCCCCGTTTCTTCTGCGATATCTATAAATTTATCAGGAGGTATCAACCCTTTGTTAGGATGGCGCCAACGAACTAAAACTTCAAGTCCACCCCAACCCCCTTTATCAACATCCCATTGAGGGTGATAATACAATTCAAATTCTCCATTTTTTATGCCAGAATGCATTTCCGATTCTAATTCAAAAGCAGCAACAATTCTTTCTTTATATACTGGATCATACCATTCGAAAAAGCTTTGCGGCTTTCCCTTTGCTTGTCGATGGGCTACATCTGCACATTTCATGAGAGATTGTAAATCATGAGCGTCATTAAACCACTTTGAACTACCAAAAGTTGGTTTTAAATTAAATTCATAGCTGTCAACGACTAAAGAACGAGAAATACTATTTTTCCAACTTTCTACGAGTGCTTCAATATCACTTTTTTCATAAACACCAGTTACTAGTGCCATAAATGAATTATTACCTAGTGATATCCATGTACAGTTACTAGGTGATTTTTCATTCAGCGTATGATATACAAGCTGAAGCAATTGGTCGCCAACCTCAAAGCTGAACAATTCGTTTATTGACTTAAATTGGTCGAAATCCATAAATATTACAAATGCAGTGCTATCTTTTGTTCTTGTTGCTTTCCAATCATTAAATTTCACATGTAAAATTTCTCTAGATGAAGGTATAGATCGATTATTTTTACTAATTTGTGAGTAAGACCACCGTTTTCGTCCATAAAGTCTTATCGGAAACTTTCTCACTTCTATCCCTCCAATTAAATCGCTTTATTTCATCAATTCCATCCACTCATGTAACCGGTTTACTTGAACTAATTGTTCGTGTTCAGCCTCGTGCGAATGTTCAGATATGTAAACAGCATTCATTCCCATTAAAAGTGCAGGAGCTATCTCATTGATAAAATTATCACCAACAGAGACTGTTTCTTTCGGGCTAACATCATACTTTTCTAAAAGCTGTTCAAAGAAACTTGTCGTCTTTGTTGGCTTTTGAGCAGAAGTAAGCACTTCGTGAAAAATCCCTTCTAAGTCCAATTCAGATAATAAACGCGATACGTCATCCTCATCACTATTTGTTAATAGAACAATACTTGCTTTCTCTCTTAAATTCTTTAAGAAAGTAGTAAGTCCTTTAATTTTTTCTAATTGAAATTGGTCTGTAACCATATAATCCTTCGTTTCCACATATCGTGGATAACACTCATCGACACCGTGATGAAGAGCACAAGCACAAGG is a window from the Evansella cellulosilytica DSM 2522 genome containing:
- a CDS encoding ATP-binding protein, which gives rise to MELFFQYLFQAFIILTPLLFFLTLSNNFQLKGHIAIRLLNYSIYIIIFLLTVQFPISIFSDHVIDFRHIVIFLATLFNGVTIGACLLIIDLISRILYGDTHLLLWFMISCYFIIIAQWLSTNDRSWITPKNFAMISFLFLIPYTIIFLYPINYFSSSEFHIFYSVIIVSPIPIVFIMIAYVQQIELNANLKKDLQKSEQLRLVSELAASIAHEVRNPMTVARGFIQLIHSNSKLTSEEKRYLKLTMSELDRAQLIITDYLSLAKPADKATKQIQIYSIIYKVLHTIEAYALMNNVKVKMDVQEDITIIGNEQKLTQVILNLTKNGIEAMENGGELIINGYREREKIILSIKDTGIGMSKEQLQQIGKAYYSTKTNGTGLGLMVSYSIIESLGGAVSVKSEIGQGTEFILTFSH
- a CDS encoding thioredoxin family protein codes for the protein MKKVIIFGLIIVIIFAALAFVTSQQNKQQSEGNPFGKDQLHRETLNQLDNPLYQNVIIPEELNSKLENEETVTVYFYSPTCEYCNEATPVLVPLAEQLGVDVVLFNLLEFNHGFNDYNIDYTPTLVHYENGVEVSRKVGLFNEAAYEQFYREDVLGE
- a CDS encoding disulfide oxidoreductase, giving the protein MAITAKQKKIEYAMLLAWGIALIATLGSLYFSEIENFIPCELCWVQRIFMYPLAITLAIAAIKKDSKQAYYTLPISLIGLSFSIYHVMLERIPALSETAEGCGIIPCNYLYINWFGFITIPFLALIAFLSISIIMVYVIVTERRGEK
- a CDS encoding sensor domain-containing protein yields the protein MEINKLPSIEKKTIEKNYHSHLPKWFSHVWGQEKQPSIESDQALDQQYEQLISRFKIALETTALIVLVNDTGAITYVSEEFCDLLDYSESELIGVNYLSLQHRSFKERELFSNTLASQKITSFEMIPLKKSGNPLILKTQIMPLIKSNQESDIFLIMHRDVTRLKQAEKVIKELGAVDTLTGLPNRDKFERDVRSRIEMKHAEKFPFAILFFDLDRFKFYNDTLGHFTGDKLIQSISQTLSSIQHKKVQIYRYGGDEFSVLFHSPKSKEEVQELAQEILLAFESPFHVKGNELYITASIGISYFPVIGVTYDQIIQQAEMAMHYAKELGKGDFQWYQSSIRTEHDEKLLMEKRLRIAMEQENFELYYHPQIDLKENKVIGVEALLRWNDEQLGKVSPYKFIPIAEETGLINQIGDWVLEKACIQAKKWNNEGHELRIGINISPQQFQRPDFVSKVKNTLDKTGLSPKLLDLEITENDLLYNRDECLKTLYRLKQFGVSISIDDFGTGYSSLSYLRRFPIDTLKIDQSFIKEVVDNTNDQAIVTSIIQLAHNMKLRVIAEGVETSEMVAFLNKLSCDEMQGFLYSQPLPPEAVTKYIESTSPSMKLNV
- a CDS encoding thioredoxin family protein; translation: MKLFVSSNINGKIVEKRLKEVINDIGLHAHVEIHHQDPPTLNGFYYTPTLVVNDKVVSSGKVLSKQEMTNFFL
- a CDS encoding KTSC domain-containing protein, translated to METVELNHGKLSYIEYDETNRHLHVHFKNGEYVIYYEVYKLDYVGFLSTKNYTEFFEERIEPRYPSRTIS
- a CDS encoding putative bifunctional diguanylate cyclase/phosphodiesterase, yielding MRKFPIRLYGRKRWSYSQISKNNRSIPSSREILHVKFNDWKATRTKDSTAFVIFMDFDQFKSINELFSFEVGDQLLQLVYHTLNEKSPSNCTWISLGNNSFMALVTGVYEKSDIEALVESWKNSISRSLVVDSYEFNLKPTFGSSKWFNDAHDLQSLMKCADVAHRQAKGKPQSFFEWYDPVYKERIVAAFELESEMHSGIKNGEFELYYHPQWDVDKGGWGGLEVLVRWRHPNKGLIPPDKFIDIAEETGLIHPLGDWIIEKACKNHVVLQRTTGLKDLPIAINFSIKQLMKKNYIEKLVNIIKETGLDPHHFIMEITESVAVDVEKAKSLLSQAREHGMKISIDDFGTGYSSLSYLRELPIDELKIDRSFVKKTDNGDEKQKHLLRWIVHLKKVLGVTIVAEGIETKQHFNMLRRWGCNKLQGYYFSKPISQKEINNYLIKNHANE
- a CDS encoding HAD family hydrolase, which gives rise to MENKLFIFDLDGTLYEGTDHFDYYAERLKLDVPPENLEAFVRDYELMKAGKHPVAIGKAYDTKNDAILTVDPMTLTVVKAEDWNGNRVTEVEKQYGEKQITFDFKNIIAIGDGWWLPCACALHHGVDECYPRYVETKDYMVTDQFQLEKIKGLTTFLKNLREKASIVLLTNSDEDDVSRLLSELDLEGIFHEVLTSAQKPTKTTSFFEQLLEKYDVSPKETVSVGDNFINEIAPALLMGMNAVYISEHSHEAEHEQLVQVNRLHEWMELMK